The Vanessa cardui chromosome 27, ilVanCard2.1, whole genome shotgun sequence region taacttaaaaaaaaaaatagtttattcatttaaaatgtcaaatataaagGCTTATAAAGTCAAATGCCTATCTATTAtcgtttattttgtatgtattactTCTTTGGGCGCATTATGATAAATTGTTAGAGTAATTGATATGATATGCGCGCACATGTGACACAAAAACTGCTTGATAAAGTTCCTCGATGAAGTCAACGGTCAaatttactttccgaaacggcggttttaattattgaatatacagTAAGAATAAGAAAACCGTCGTCACTTTTcatattcattcctttatcaagccttaaactcttagtaccttttgaaactaaagcactaaactgtaAACTGCAACTAAAATTAAACTCTCATACTATGacaacttggttcaaaatagtgcaaCGTCTTTGGGCTACGTCTAGATTTAAgtcaacatgaaatctttttaatggcgtgTGCCGTATATCAAgtagtgactttcattatcctctacaCAAACCCAGCAACAGGCGTAATTagatattccatatttaaattatatatgatatctTCAACtgaattgtaaaaatatgtctgtcagtgtcaaaTATGCTCGATCGGTAgagcagattatcgttcatactgagcacgcgaaaatagatctgaAGTtaagtgacgaaccttttcttaccccgactatacAATATATCAACTCGACTGTTCTAGCCTCTAGCGAGAAGATACGGCTAGAAATACCCGTAGTTGCTTTTTTCAAGTAAATCAGGACCTTACATATGATGCGATAATctaatgtacttcgacttcgcctcagctatcgcgtttttgaaggacctggaggcagagttatattcctttctgaatgtgctggtgtttgcatCACGAGatgccgatgcgttagcccagtcttggtagcgttcccattttcgacgtgaagccgtcttacagaagcgaccaaaccagggctgggacttgccaccaatgggcaccgcagaatatggaatgaaaaggaACGCACCAGGAGCAGCCCCGCGGCAACCCTCccgccagtcttagccgtggccgacgagcaagctcaagccggccccattgcccagggtgcaccacgaggaGCATGCACCCCTTATACAAGTCCACTTGGATGGGTACCACCTacttatatattctaccaccaaccAGCAATACTattagttttgttgtgttccggtttgaagggcgaatgcgccagtgtaactacagccacaacataccatcttagtttcGAGTTCTGGTGaaataaggaatgattaatataactAGCGATGACCACTAATCATCAGGTCAGCCCTTGTCCAGACCGTGCAGCCATATGAAatagcttttaattaaatatttatagccaTATAAATAGGAAAAAATTGCAAGtaattttgttacaaacatTCTTGATAGTAGTAACCATCtactcaattttttatttaaaaacaattaaataatagttttacaaagctattaaatatttactttgatattattgtttatctGATGCAACTGAAGAATTTGAATTCCAGCAAAGAGatagaatatcattgaaaacaaatacatacaaacacgTCTGCGCGTGTTTCGACACGGATCCGAGAACAGCGCGTCGCGCCGCACGCCCGCGATATAAGGCGCGCGCACTTCCTCCGGCATTGTGTTTCCGCTGCGCACAGACCGACAGACATGGCCACCCTCACCTTCCTGCTCTTCTGCTTCCAAGCTTGCTTGCTTCAGGTGAACAtaaagtcattaaaataaaccaatttaataatatcaatcaaatcaataatGCTAAACTACAGTCTACAGCCGCGAAGATCGGACGCATTACTACAGTAATGCGTCCGATATTCGCGGCTAGATCACAAGTCGAATTACTTTCTGCAgcaatttgttactttttatcgTGACGTGAGcgtgaattattttatagtttgttaTTGAGTACGTGAGATTTACGCGATACGATTTTATGTCAATAGCATTGAATTTGTTCAGAATGTCTGCAGCCAGTACGTGCGTGGTGCGTATGACCCAGGGATCTATGGTACCCCATGTGGCTGTGGAGCTGACCTCGTCCCCGCTGCGTTCTCTGCTTATCCGGAGTTCGCTGCGTATGGCGGGGCAGGCGTGGGTGATGTAGCGGTAGCTGGTGAGATGGGCGTCGCCGGTATAACCTCGGTAGCTGGTCAGGTGCCAGTGCTCGGCGCTGTTGAGTTCGGCGGTATCGTGCCGGCTGCTGGCACTGTGTCCATCGCCGGTAACTGCGGCTGCGGTTGCAATGGTGAGTATTTTTGCtgacttttatttcttttccttAATCGTCAGCATTACACCAAGATTTAatagatacatatgcattatATTGTCGGTTCTAATTTGAACTCTAGTTTTTCTTGATGCATTCACTGatcaattaaattgtatttagttATACAAGTCAGTCATGAGTCATATCAATAAAAGTAAGATCCTCACAAACGATTACTCCAAGCGAAGTGTTCActcgataaaattattattgtaaggcACGTGCTTGGTCCACggtgtttataaatttatgtctgtatttaattttaattgaggATTACCTCTTATTGTAATAACATAATGTATTATGAAGCAATTCAATCACATTTTAAACTCTATCTCTAGGTGTATACGGTCCATATAACGCTGCACCCTTCGCTGCCACTGCACCATTTGCTGCTGCTCCGTGCGCGTCTCCCTTCGCTTACGAAGTCGCTGCCGTCCCAGCTTCAAGTGGCGGCGGTCTGGAAATAGCCAGCGGCTCCGTAGTGCCGCCTCGCGGAGTTTCCCTTTTATCAGAAAACGCCATCGAAGGCGCTCTCGCAGTCGCCGGCGCGATGCCGTTCTTGGGAACCGTCGGTCTCGAAGGTGCTCTGCCAACTGCCGGTTACGGTGCCGTCAACTACGGCTGCGGCAACGGCGCGGTTGGCATTGTGGCTGAGGATATCGCCCCCGTTGGCATCGCGAGTCCATTCGGATACGGCGCTGGTCCTCTCGCCGCTGATAGGTTCGGCTACGGTTCTATCGGCTATGGTCCCTTCGACTACGGCTCAGGGCTGTACGGCCGCGCTGGTTATAGATGCGGGGCGTTTGTTTAAAGACTGATAATTTAACCTTACAACGTAATGTTaagcgaataaaaatattgtacataatgttatatttttatttgttacctaACCTCAAAACATTggtatatattactattatacatTCTACTTAAGTTATTCTCTTTGGGTTAAGTACGaaagtatagtaagacacaacttagatgtcgcatcggcaaaattcgtaaaaccgatcacatccgaattgagtacgatatcccaaattatcaatatttatttctcaggcgaatatgatctttacacaaacgtaataacttgtaatatcatatgacctaatatattcgtcaatttgacgcgtcggtttacatgcgcttgctttctctgacgcgtgaatctatagcgacgaatagcgtcgaatggcgcgatagggagccatttctattggttgtgtaaatcggcagtaatcggttttattttcattcccaTTCCTCAATGCataatgcatatgtatctatacacggtacataaaccaaaataacattttttactattttgtcggtctgtctgtgtgtctgtttgttcgtactaatctctggaacggctggaccgattttgacgggactttcactggcagataactgataaaatagggggtaacttaggctacaataatgttttttatttgttaaattaaagcgtacaaggtcgcaggcacagctagtttaaaataaaaattgtgaatCTGATACTACGATACCGTTTGAATGTATaaatccatgtattatatatgatacTACTTTCGCTCAAAAAAAttactgaatatattataatgaaactttACAATCATAAAAGCTTAACATAtaggttgtaatatataaagatgTTGTGTGAATTGgccaatatatattaatatattgcgtGTGAAAAGTTTGGTATTTAAACTTGAAATCCGAGAAAAGATCGCTTTTATATGCTCTTATCTTTGATTACCAACTTAatcttttattacatataaacacGAGTGAAGGCTCAAGTGAAAACTAGTTGCGAAATATAGATCAAAGTGAAATAAATGATACCCAGATTAATTGAAATTGGAGCAATTTTATCCATTAAAGTCAAAATTTTACCCTGAAAGTTATACTGTTTCGTAGAAGATATTTTTGGGTACACGTAACTCAGAATCggtgaaattttataaagtaggtatttattctaaatataagtcaaatcaaatcaaatcaaatcaaatcattcgTCTGAATAAGGTTTGAATGAATTGGAGAACTTGGCAAATAGCCGAAGGTTTTCAGTAATCGGTAAGTAACGGAATAAAATAGTCATTATCAGTATCCCTTAGAAGATGCTCGACAGTCTTTATCGCATGCCTTTTGAGGACCAAAAAACATTCTTTATCCACTAGTCATTCAAATGTTCTATCGCAGTTTTTGGACGAAACACCGTAGTTTAGTCTTTTTTGTATAAGCAATTTACAACTTATATACATAAGTCTTCCTATTTGTGACAAGTGATAACTAGCAAAATCTGCCTGATTTAGAAGAAGTAGGTGAAGATTAACAATCTACAGATAGAGGTagatagcgactttgttttgtaatatatttatagataactaGTTTAGCACGCACTGACACGCTGAATTTCCTTCGCCGGTTCATCTCAAGAAAATACCTTGACTAAACTCTTTTCCAAGGCTGTGGtaatgctcggcggtgaaggaaaacatcgtaaggaatctGCATCGGtctagtttcattgaaattcggCCACTTATGTATCCACCAACTCGCTGGAGCAACgcgatggaatatgctccaaaacttCCTCTCTAAAGTGAGCGGAGGCCTTAGACCAGCGGTGGGGAATTTTCTGGCTTTTAATGTTGTAGGTATGTTGTTGCTGTTGACATATTATTCACCCTATTATGTAATGTTCTTAAATAACGATTTCAAATGTcataggtaataaaaaaaacggtaccttcaagaatatttaatttattaaatggtcataaataactttatcCGATCATAGCACTATATCCAGTAAAAGGCTTGCTCACTGCTTCGTTTTTTTGCCTTCAAAATGTATGTCTGCCTATGTTTGTTTCAAGTCTTGTTTCATTGTTATTTCCGAAGCAGCTATCCTCGCATATGCCACCACTCCATCGTCACATTGAGTGAGACCAACGACtgaatatcacaaaagctgcctaatactgaattaataacttatagtaaaaataataaattttgtgttTCTTTGGTTGTCTTTTGGTTCGTCTCAGATCCGAGGTTTTAATTTCCGAATGGAATGGAGGTATATTTTTGACTTTCAATAAGCAAAAagttccatattgaataaaaaaaattgaatttgacTTTGAATGGTAATATGGTTTCCATGGTCAGTGGCGTAGCCAGGTAAGGAAGGGCAatggtgcatagaaaaagaattggGCCCTCAACCcgtctttaattaataattaccctttaaaataatagatagccaataagaaatcttgtacgcagggtcgtgtttttctagcttcaaaAGCTTAGGGTTTAGTTAAGAGGGCCCTTGAACTCAACCCTGGTACACTGCACCTCCTGGCTCTACGATCTTCAGGGATCTTCACTCGAAGTATCGAAACTTGTAATATATTGTTCTCTAAATAAGCTCAAAGAACtagttaatatgtataatgaatGCATTGTTAGTGAGCACAGACGATATTGGAACAAAAATTTGGTCATGACTAAAAGtcaataatttcaaagttttttaaattaagtggtAAAGGAAAAGGcaacattatgtataatattttattcgctTAACATTACGTTGTAAGGGTAAATTATCAGTCTTTAAATAAACGCCCCGCATCCATAACCAGAACGGCCGTACAGCCCCGTGCCGTAACCGAAGGGACCATAGCCGATAGAACCGTAGCCGA contains the following coding sequences:
- the LOC124541001 gene encoding chorion class B protein PC401-like → MATLTFLLFCFQACLLQNVCSQYVRGAYDPGIYGTPCGCGADLVPAAFSAYPEFAAYGGAGVGDVAVAGEMGVAGITSVAGQVPVLGAVEFGGIVPAAGTVSIAGNCGCGCNGVYGPYNAAPFAATAPFAAAPCASPFAYEVAAVPASSGGGLEIASGSVVPPRGVSLLSENAIEGALAVAGAMPFLGTVGLEGALPTAGYGAVNYGCGNGAVGIVAEDIAPVGIASPFGYGAGPLAADRFGYGSIGYGPFDYGSGLYGRAGYRCGAFV